A window from Sinorhizobium fredii encodes these proteins:
- a CDS encoding cupin domain-containing protein, whose amino-acid sequence MPETTRESLTQGSWRELEFEPFRDGVMIHWIKHFEGDQPAVALLRYEVGASVPRHRHEGLETILVLTGTQSDESGDYGAGTYIVNAAGTEHSVWSDTGCAVLIQWDRPVTMLQGK is encoded by the coding sequence ATGCCTGAAACGACACGCGAGAGCCTGACCCAGGGAAGCTGGCGCGAACTCGAATTCGAGCCGTTCCGCGACGGCGTTATGATTCACTGGATCAAGCACTTCGAAGGCGACCAGCCGGCCGTGGCCCTGCTCCGCTACGAGGTCGGCGCTTCCGTGCCGCGTCACCGGCATGAGGGCCTGGAGACGATCCTGGTGCTTACCGGCACGCAGTCCGACGAAAGCGGCGACTATGGGGCCGGAACCTACATCGTCAATGCCGCCGGCACGGAACATTCCGTCTGGAGCGATACCGGCTGTGCCGTGCTGATTCAATGGGATCGGCCGGTAACAATGCTTCAAGGAAAGTGA
- the atzF gene encoding allophanate hydrolase, producing the protein MTDGQAFDIASLHAAYRSGWGVAETIESVFARIVAVDDPGIFLYLADRSELLDEATALGAFDPVAKPLWGIPFAVKDNIDVAGMPTTAACPDYSYLAERDATVVRLLREAGALVIGKTNLDQFATGLVGVRTPYPVPRNAIDPGLVPGGSSSGSAVATAHGIVSFALGTDTAGSGRIPAGLNNIVGLKPSIGVLSTTGVVPACRTLDCVSIFALAVADAYRVFQVAARPDATDCYSRDIAPRGGLSSPPVLKIGVPTMADRRFFGDALMESAYDAALETLRSVGHQTVELPFADFYATAALLYEGAWVAERYAAVKDFFNANEPSFHPVTRKIYGAAKALSAADAFEGLYALQALKRKVAPLIASVDMICVPTAPTHFTRTGVEAEPIRENARLGTYTNFVNLLDMCGMAVPTGLRSDGRPASVTLLAPAGKDHLTASLAAELHRLSSLPLGATGWPQPANYLPAETDEDDLTELVVVGAHLSGMPLNGQLRDLGARFSRRALTAKCYRLYALSGTEPAKPGLVRCQESRGALIEVEVWKLGAEAFGRFVAAIPSPLAIGTVQLADGTACKGFLVEPAGLAGAADISRYGGWRAYIASLAS; encoded by the coding sequence ATGACAGACGGACAGGCTTTCGACATTGCTTCTCTTCACGCCGCCTATCGGTCGGGTTGGGGCGTGGCCGAGACGATCGAGAGTGTTTTCGCGCGCATCGTGGCCGTCGACGATCCCGGCATCTTTCTATATCTCGCCGATCGCAGCGAACTCCTCGATGAGGCCACCGCTCTCGGCGCATTCGATCCTGTCGCCAAACCGTTGTGGGGCATTCCCTTCGCCGTCAAGGACAATATCGACGTGGCAGGCATGCCGACGACGGCCGCCTGCCCGGATTATTCTTACTTGGCCGAAAGGGACGCCACCGTTGTGCGGCTGCTGCGCGAGGCCGGCGCCCTCGTCATCGGCAAGACCAATCTCGACCAGTTCGCGACCGGTCTCGTTGGCGTGCGGACCCCTTATCCGGTGCCGCGCAACGCCATCGATCCAGGGCTCGTGCCCGGCGGATCGAGCTCCGGATCGGCGGTGGCGACTGCCCACGGTATCGTCAGCTTCGCGCTCGGCACCGACACGGCCGGCTCGGGGCGCATCCCGGCCGGACTTAACAATATTGTCGGCCTCAAGCCGAGTATCGGTGTCCTGTCGACCACGGGCGTCGTGCCGGCCTGCCGTACTCTCGACTGCGTTTCGATCTTCGCCTTGGCCGTCGCGGACGCCTATCGAGTTTTCCAAGTCGCCGCGCGACCCGATGCGACCGACTGCTATTCCCGGGACATTGCGCCGAGGGGCGGTCTCTCCTCGCCACCAGTCCTCAAAATCGGCGTTCCGACAATGGCGGACCGACGCTTCTTCGGCGATGCACTCATGGAGAGCGCCTATGATGCGGCGCTTGAAACACTGCGCTCAGTGGGGCATCAGACCGTCGAACTCCCCTTTGCCGATTTCTATGCCACGGCCGCGCTTCTCTACGAGGGTGCCTGGGTGGCCGAACGCTATGCGGCGGTCAAGGACTTCTTCAATGCGAACGAGCCGAGCTTCCACCCTGTGACGCGAAAGATCTATGGCGCTGCCAAGGCACTATCGGCGGCGGATGCCTTCGAGGGTCTCTATGCTTTGCAGGCGCTGAAACGAAAGGTCGCGCCGCTCATCGCCTCCGTCGACATGATCTGCGTTCCGACAGCGCCGACGCATTTCACACGTACGGGGGTCGAAGCAGAACCGATCCGTGAAAACGCGCGGCTCGGCACCTATACCAATTTCGTCAACCTCCTGGACATGTGCGGCATGGCAGTGCCGACCGGTCTCAGATCCGACGGTCGACCGGCGAGCGTCACCTTGCTCGCGCCTGCCGGCAAGGATCACCTGACCGCGTCGCTCGCTGCCGAACTGCATCGCCTTAGCTCCCTGCCGCTCGGCGCCACGGGATGGCCGCAGCCGGCGAACTATCTTCCAGCCGAAACCGACGAGGACGATCTGACAGAACTGGTTGTCGTCGGCGCGCATCTTTCCGGCATGCCCTTGAACGGCCAGTTGCGAGACCTGGGCGCCAGATTTTCCCGGCGGGCGCTGACGGCCAAATGCTACAGGCTTTATGCTCTTTCGGGCACCGAGCCCGCGAAGCCCGGCCTCGTGCGTTGTCAGGAGAGTAGAGGTGCCCTGATTGAGGTTGAGGTCTGGAAGCTGGGGGCAGAAGCGTTCGGCCGCTTCGTCGCAGCAATTCCATCGCCACTTGCGATTGGCACCGTCCAGCTTGCCGACGGAACGGCCTGCAAGGGCTTTTTAGTCGAGCCCGCCGGCCTTGCCGGAGCTGCAGACATCAGCCGCTATGGCGGATGGCGTGCCTACATCGCCAGCTTGGCGTCTTGA
- a CDS encoding putative urea ABC transporter substrate-binding protein, with translation MRFGNGRFGFRALSAALGLSLALLAGGTQAQPKKEFNIAWTIYVGWMPWPYAADAGIVKKWADKYGITINVKQVNDYVESINQYTAGGFDGVTATNMDGLTIPAAGGIDTTILIIGDFSNGNDGIVSKTAKTPADLKGESINLVELSVSHYLLARALEAAGLSEKDVTIINTSDADIVAAFKSPDTSTVVTWNPLLAEVMAEPGSAALFDSMQIPGEIIDTLMVNTEVLKDNADFGKALAGIWYETMSVLTDPGEKGKTARAAMGVMSGTDLAGFETQLAATKLFATPQEAVAFTESEDLIKTMDLVRTFSFDHGLLGAGAADKDAVGIAFPGGQVLGSTDNVKLRFDASYMKLAAEGSL, from the coding sequence ATGCGTTTCGGAAATGGCAGATTCGGTTTTCGTGCCCTCTCGGCCGCTCTCGGCCTCTCTCTCGCGCTACTCGCGGGCGGGACGCAGGCGCAGCCCAAGAAGGAATTCAATATCGCCTGGACGATCTATGTCGGCTGGATGCCATGGCCCTACGCGGCGGATGCCGGGATCGTGAAGAAATGGGCCGACAAATACGGCATCACCATCAACGTCAAGCAGGTCAACGACTACGTCGAGTCGATCAACCAGTACACCGCCGGCGGCTTCGACGGCGTGACGGCCACGAACATGGATGGCTTGACCATTCCTGCCGCCGGCGGCATCGACACGACGATCCTGATCATCGGCGATTTCTCCAACGGCAATGACGGCATTGTCTCCAAGACCGCGAAGACGCCCGCCGATCTCAAGGGTGAGAGCATCAATCTCGTCGAACTGTCGGTCTCGCACTACCTGCTTGCGCGCGCTCTCGAAGCGGCCGGGCTTTCCGAAAAGGACGTGACGATCATCAACACCTCCGACGCCGACATAGTCGCCGCCTTCAAGTCGCCGGATACCTCGACGGTGGTAACCTGGAACCCGCTGCTCGCCGAGGTCATGGCCGAACCCGGCTCCGCAGCGCTGTTCGATTCTATGCAGATCCCCGGCGAGATCATCGACACGCTGATGGTCAACACCGAGGTGCTCAAGGACAACGCCGACTTCGGCAAGGCCCTCGCCGGCATCTGGTACGAGACGATGTCGGTCCTGACGGACCCGGGCGAGAAGGGCAAGACCGCACGCGCCGCGATGGGCGTGATGTCCGGCACCGACCTTGCCGGCTTCGAGACCCAGCTTGCGGCGACCAAGCTGTTCGCGACACCTCAGGAGGCGGTCGCCTTCACCGAGAGCGAGGACCTCATCAAGACGATGGACCTCGTCAGGACCTTCTCCTTCGACCATGGCCTGCTCGGCGCCGGCGCCGCGGACAAGGACGCCGTCGGCATCGCGTTCCCGGGCGGGCAGGTTCTCGGCTCGACCGACAACGTGAAGCTGCGCTTCGACGCCAGTTACATGAAGCTCGCTGCCGAAGGCTCCCTCTGA
- a CDS encoding ABC transporter permease, with protein sequence MRRAINVVPGSGTRILLALLPFLLIACLYVVVSAERRAANPGDKLLPPITEMATSMDRLATEPDRRSGHLTLWSDTTASLQRLFIGLGAAAAIGLVLGLTLGLLPVASAGLSPLVAVVSMIPPMAILPVLFIVFGLGELSKVVLIVIGIAPFLVRDLAMTVAAIPSEQIVKAQTLGASTWQLMLRVALPQAMPRLIEALRLSLGSAFLFLISAEAIAAESGLGYRIFLVRRYLAMDVILPYVAWITLIAYFLDWLLARLSRRAFPWAYVRETRR encoded by the coding sequence ATGCGACGCGCCATCAATGTCGTTCCGGGATCGGGAACGCGGATCCTGCTTGCCCTCCTGCCCTTCCTGCTAATCGCCTGCCTCTATGTCGTCGTCTCGGCCGAACGGCGGGCAGCAAATCCGGGCGACAAGCTGCTGCCGCCGATCACCGAAATGGCGACAAGCATGGACCGGCTGGCGACCGAGCCCGACCGCCGGTCGGGACATTTAACCCTCTGGTCGGATACCACGGCGAGCCTCCAGCGACTGTTCATCGGCCTCGGTGCGGCTGCCGCTATCGGCTTGGTGCTCGGGCTGACGCTCGGGTTGCTTCCGGTGGCAAGCGCCGGGCTGTCGCCGCTCGTCGCCGTCGTGTCGATGATCCCGCCGATGGCGATCCTGCCGGTGCTCTTCATCGTCTTCGGTCTTGGTGAACTCTCCAAGGTCGTGCTGATCGTAATCGGCATCGCACCGTTCCTCGTTCGCGACCTCGCCATGACCGTCGCCGCCATCCCGAGCGAGCAGATCGTCAAGGCGCAGACGCTTGGCGCATCCACCTGGCAACTGATGCTGCGCGTAGCACTGCCTCAAGCGATGCCGCGGCTCATCGAGGCCCTCAGGCTATCACTCGGTTCGGCCTTCCTCTTCCTCATCTCGGCGGAAGCGATCGCCGCCGAGAGCGGCCTCGGCTATCGTATCTTCCTCGTCCGGCGCTATCTAGCCATGGACGTGATCCTGCCCTACGTCGCCTGGATCACCCTCATCGCCTATTTTCTCGACTGGCTGCTGGCGCGTCTCTCCCGGCGCGCCTTCCCCTGGGCCTATGTCCGGGAGACGCGTCGATGA
- a CDS encoding ABC transporter ATP-binding protein, protein MSEIRVHNVWMEYGDQIVLESISVDIASGAFVSVVGPSGCGKSTFLRMILGQERPTRGVITLDGAALPGEPGPDRGVVFQRYSVFPHLSVLQNVLMAFEFAESLFMAKLFGAKRKAATERAEALLEGVGLSEHARKYPSTLSGGQQQRLAIAQALAREPKVLLLDEPFGALDPGTRAQMHALIKPLWRERGMTVIMVTHDLKEAFGLGTRVLAFDKPRIDPQAPERYGARIIYDLDLSRDGPVPILGFSRPIEANTTFQETKRSMPDA, encoded by the coding sequence ATGAGCGAGATCCGCGTCCACAATGTCTGGATGGAATATGGCGACCAGATCGTGCTCGAAAGCATCTCTGTCGACATCGCCTCCGGGGCCTTCGTCTCGGTCGTCGGCCCCTCGGGCTGTGGCAAATCCACCTTTCTCCGGATGATTCTCGGACAGGAACGGCCGACGCGCGGCGTCATCACGCTCGATGGAGCGGCGCTGCCGGGCGAACCGGGTCCGGACCGCGGCGTGGTCTTCCAGCGCTATTCGGTTTTTCCGCACCTGAGCGTTCTGCAGAACGTCCTGATGGCCTTCGAATTCGCCGAAAGCCTGTTCATGGCCAAGCTGTTTGGAGCGAAGCGAAAGGCGGCCACCGAGAGGGCGGAAGCGCTTCTTGAGGGCGTTGGCCTCAGCGAGCACGCTCGGAAGTATCCAAGTACACTTTCGGGCGGGCAGCAGCAGCGGCTGGCGATCGCCCAGGCGCTCGCCAGGGAGCCGAAGGTTCTGCTGCTCGACGAGCCCTTCGGCGCGCTCGACCCCGGCACGCGGGCGCAGATGCACGCGCTGATCAAGCCGCTTTGGCGAGAGCGCGGCATGACCGTGATCATGGTCACCCACGATCTCAAGGAAGCCTTCGGCCTCGGCACGCGAGTGCTTGCCTTCGACAAGCCGCGCATCGATCCGCAAGCGCCGGAGCGCTACGGCGCCCGCATCATCTACGACCTCGATTTGAGCCGCGACGGCCCCGTCCCGATCCTCGGCTTTTCGCGGCCGATCGAAGCCAACACGACATTCCAGGAAACAAAAAGGAGCATGCCCGATGCGTGA
- a CDS encoding agmatinase family protein: MREPPSRQSRCAGPIATPVRERRHHPDFNILDSQGWKALEAEATLSGKGWGREKKWALDMGLPGSESLTDKSIPTFARGELPHFAGINTFLKAPYVENVRDVGKYDAAVLGIPFDSGTTYRPGTRFGPQGIRRISALYTPYNYEMGVDLREQMTLCDAGDVFTIPANLEKSFDQITRGVAHVFSSGALPIMLGGDHSIGFPCVRGIAECTSKRIGIIHFDRHIDIQEKDLDERMHTTPWYWATNLPNVSPKNLVQLGIGGWQVPRDGVKVARERGTNVLTIDDIEKLGPEKTAEIALELAWKDADAVYISFDVDSIDCGFVPGTGWPEPGGFLPREALKILGLVAAEGLCGLEVVEVSPPYDTSDITALFGVRVVVEALGSMLAHGKLGSHKHLIDKPVSF; the protein is encoded by the coding sequence ATGCGTGAACCCCCAAGCCGCCAGTCCCGCTGCGCTGGCCCAATAGCGACGCCAGTTCGCGAGCGCCGCCACCACCCGGATTTCAACATCCTCGACAGCCAGGGATGGAAGGCGCTCGAGGCGGAGGCGACGCTTTCCGGCAAGGGCTGGGGACGGGAAAAGAAATGGGCGCTCGACATGGGCTTGCCGGGCTCTGAAAGCCTGACGGACAAGTCGATCCCGACGTTTGCGCGAGGCGAGCTGCCGCATTTTGCCGGGATCAATACGTTCCTGAAGGCGCCCTATGTCGAGAATGTCCGTGACGTCGGCAAGTATGACGCCGCCGTGCTCGGCATTCCCTTCGACAGCGGCACCACCTATCGTCCCGGCACGCGCTTCGGACCTCAGGGCATCCGCCGCATCTCCGCACTCTATACGCCCTACAACTACGAGATGGGCGTCGACCTGCGCGAGCAGATGACGCTCTGCGATGCCGGCGACGTCTTCACCATTCCGGCCAATCTCGAAAAAAGCTTCGACCAGATCACCCGCGGCGTCGCCCATGTCTTTTCCTCCGGCGCGCTGCCGATCATGCTCGGCGGCGACCATTCGATCGGCTTTCCCTGCGTGCGCGGCATTGCTGAATGCACCTCGAAACGCATCGGCATCATCCATTTCGACCGGCATATCGACATCCAGGAAAAGGATCTCGACGAGCGCATGCATACGACGCCCTGGTACTGGGCGACCAATCTGCCGAATGTCTCGCCGAAGAACCTTGTCCAGCTCGGTATCGGCGGCTGGCAGGTACCCCGCGATGGGGTGAAGGTGGCGCGCGAGCGCGGCACGAATGTGCTGACGATCGACGACATCGAAAAGCTCGGACCGGAGAAGACCGCGGAGATCGCGCTCGAACTCGCCTGGAAAGACGCCGACGCCGTCTACATCTCCTTCGACGTCGACAGCATCGATTGCGGCTTCGTGCCTGGCACCGGGTGGCCGGAACCGGGCGGATTCCTGCCGCGTGAAGCGCTGAAGATCCTTGGGCTGGTCGCGGCAGAGGGCCTCTGCGGTCTAGAGGTCGTCGAGGTCAGCCCGCCCTACGACACTTCGGACATCACGGCGCTCTTCGGCGTCCGAGTAGTGGTGGAGGCGCTGGGGTCGATGCTGGCACATGGCAAACTCGGCTCCCATAAGCACCTGATCGACAAGCCGGTGAGCTTCTAA
- a CDS encoding HupE/UreJ family protein produces MNFRILTALAALLATLPCQALAHTGDHFYGVESGFLHPFSGLDHLLAMVAVGMIAARLGGSALWRLPLAFVSAMVSGAVYALTGGTVPLVETAIITSVVLLGAALIANANMPVALAVTGAATFGFFHGFAHGTEGPAAAPLGHILGFAGGTVILHITGIAACHALARHGTGPMPALRIIGTGIIGAGIGLAFIA; encoded by the coding sequence ATGAACTTCAGGATTCTCACCGCGCTCGCCGCCCTTCTCGCCACTCTGCCCTGCCAGGCTTTGGCTCATACCGGCGATCATTTCTACGGTGTCGAAAGCGGCTTCCTCCACCCATTTTCGGGTCTTGACCACCTGCTCGCCATGGTCGCCGTCGGGATGATTGCCGCACGGCTCGGCGGCTCAGCGCTCTGGCGGCTGCCGCTCGCCTTCGTCTCGGCCATGGTTTCGGGCGCGGTGTATGCCCTGACCGGCGGTACGGTCCCGCTCGTCGAAACGGCGATCATCACCTCCGTCGTCCTCTTGGGCGCGGCGTTGATCGCCAACGCGAACATGCCTGTTGCGCTCGCTGTCACCGGCGCCGCCACCTTCGGCTTTTTCCATGGCTTTGCCCATGGGACAGAGGGTCCGGCCGCTGCGCCGCTCGGCCATATCCTCGGCTTCGCCGGCGGCACGGTGATCCTCCACATCACCGGCATCGCCGCCTGCCATGCACTTGCCCGACACGGCACCGGCCCCATGCCGGCGCTTCGCATCATCGGCACGGGGATCATAGGCGCCGGTATTGGCTTGGCCTTCATTGCGTGA
- a CDS encoding acylphosphatase, translating to MTERHQSHSRERMTILGDLDAVSFVPWIWRHAAKLGLSQSISHTSPNRIELEVAGPVDLIDMMEIGCSLGPFDVRVETIHRTPVDGGGDQGRDRTLDRPQLYLPLI from the coding sequence ATGACGGAGCGACATCAGAGCCACTCCCGGGAGCGGATGACCATCCTTGGCGATCTTGACGCCGTCTCCTTCGTCCCCTGGATCTGGCGCCATGCCGCCAAGCTCGGGCTCTCGCAGTCCATCTCCCATACCAGTCCCAACCGGATCGAACTCGAGGTCGCCGGACCGGTGGATCTGATCGACATGATGGAGATCGGATGTTCGCTCGGGCCCTTCGACGTCCGGGTCGAGACGATACACCGCACACCGGTTGACGGCGGTGGCGACCAGGGCCGCGACCGGACTCTTGACCGTCCACAGCTATATCTGCCGCTTATTTAA
- a CDS encoding Rieske 2Fe-2S domain-containing protein, with amino-acid sequence MLSGKTGSWTPVALSADLPAGTVMPARTPAGSIALWRSQSGRAAASADRCPHRGMRLSHGFVRGEALSCIYHGWSYARTGNCLRIPAHPGLTPPETIRVEMHEVEESGGVIWVAVGVPTAQPPRLEGVIPLRSLTAHAGVAAVEAAAGAKAGADGLVWQAQDTQKIRLLLVPQGDEQTLIHVLLDNKSTPPQRIAASRAVETLRRIAEDLQTKGTAP; translated from the coding sequence ATGCTGTCCGGCAAGACGGGCTCTTGGACACCAGTTGCCCTTTCCGCGGATTTGCCAGCGGGAACCGTGATGCCCGCACGGACACCAGCCGGGTCGATCGCCCTCTGGCGAAGTCAGTCGGGCCGCGCCGCCGCCTCGGCGGACCGGTGTCCCCATCGCGGCATGCGCCTTTCCCATGGCTTCGTGCGTGGCGAGGCCCTTTCCTGCATCTATCACGGTTGGAGTTACGCCCGGACCGGAAACTGCTTGCGTATCCCGGCCCATCCGGGTCTCACGCCGCCGGAAACAATACGTGTAGAAATGCATGAGGTTGAAGAGTCCGGCGGGGTCATCTGGGTTGCCGTGGGAGTACCCACCGCTCAGCCCCCGCGGCTTGAAGGCGTCATTCCCCTGCGCTCACTGACAGCACATGCCGGTGTTGCGGCGGTCGAGGCCGCGGCCGGCGCAAAGGCGGGTGCCGACGGCCTTGTCTGGCAAGCGCAGGATACGCAGAAAATCCGGCTGCTGCTCGTCCCGCAGGGAGACGAACAGACGCTGATCCATGTTCTGTTGGACAATAAAAGCACTCCGCCCCAGCGCATCGCTGCGTCACGCGCCGTTGAGACCTTGCGGCGGATAGCCGAAGATCTTCAGACGAAAGGGACCGCGCCATAA
- a CDS encoding aromatic ring-hydroxylating oxygenase subunit alpha: protein MIDEWYPVGLFSQLDVNGRRTALMGEPIEVVRAEGHARVTSGDGRTLPVCVRYGHVWSSLGKPRKDLFAIPEADQPGRRLVDVGVVRVRCSPLRAVENFLDIAHFPFVHTDILGAEPHTEVQDYKVEIRQHEDEVWATQVKFYQPQAAKSASGGITTEYMYRVPAPTCSVLYKTCPVRPGEWDVITLFVQPLAEDLCDVWPWMALFDDVTPMTDLIHFQQTIFLQDRSILENQIPRLLPLDPGMEIPTRADLTSVAYRRWLKRHNYTYGAQLVAQ from the coding sequence ATGATCGACGAGTGGTATCCGGTCGGCCTTTTCAGCCAGCTCGACGTGAACGGACGCAGGACCGCCCTGATGGGAGAGCCCATCGAGGTGGTACGAGCCGAGGGCCACGCGAGGGTGACGTCCGGCGATGGGCGGACTCTTCCCGTTTGCGTCCGCTACGGCCATGTCTGGTCCTCTCTCGGCAAGCCTCGGAAGGATCTTTTCGCGATTCCCGAGGCTGACCAGCCCGGCCGCCGGCTCGTCGATGTCGGCGTGGTCCGCGTGCGCTGCTCGCCGCTGCGGGCGGTCGAGAACTTCCTCGACATCGCGCATTTCCCCTTTGTGCATACCGACATCCTGGGCGCAGAGCCGCACACGGAAGTGCAGGACTACAAGGTCGAAATCCGGCAGCACGAGGATGAGGTCTGGGCAACACAGGTGAAATTCTACCAGCCGCAGGCTGCCAAATCGGCAAGCGGCGGCATCACGACGGAATACATGTACCGCGTGCCGGCACCGACCTGCTCCGTTCTCTACAAGACCTGTCCGGTCCGCCCCGGGGAATGGGACGTCATCACCCTCTTCGTCCAGCCGCTCGCCGAAGACCTGTGCGACGTCTGGCCGTGGATGGCGCTCTTCGACGATGTCACACCGATGACCGACCTCATCCACTTCCAGCAGACGATCTTCCTGCAGGACCGGTCGATCCTCGAAAACCAGATCCCCCGGCTCCTGCCGCTCGATCCCGGAATGGAAATCCCCACGAGAGCCGACCTTACCTCGGTCGCCTACAGGCGCTGGCTGAAACGCCACAACTATACCTACGGCGCACAGCTGGTGGCGCAATGA
- a CDS encoding glutathione S-transferase family protein: MKLYDYVLSPSCYKVRLMAALTGVKLEIRAVDFHPGAEHRGTELMSLNPAGSIPILEEGDLILTESAAMLAYLAAKAAPEWLGSGAPEEVARIQQWLSFAHRLTASLGGARLHQMLLRSGDIGALQAQGIAALRELEAGLVEQRLRGMRFLASDRPTVADIACFPYVVLAPDGGIPLDPYPAIRLWSRAIRGLDNFIEMPGIHRLHELKPDPLVEPDEV; the protein is encoded by the coding sequence ATGAAGCTCTACGATTACGTCCTTTCACCGAGCTGCTACAAGGTGCGCCTGATGGCGGCACTGACCGGCGTGAAGCTGGAAATCAGAGCGGTCGACTTTCATCCCGGCGCCGAGCATCGCGGCACCGAGCTCATGTCGCTCAATCCGGCGGGATCCATCCCGATCCTCGAGGAGGGTGACCTGATCCTGACTGAATCCGCCGCCATGCTCGCCTATCTTGCCGCCAAGGCCGCGCCGGAATGGCTCGGCAGCGGCGCACCGGAGGAAGTGGCGCGTATCCAGCAGTGGCTTTCCTTCGCACACCGGCTGACCGCCAGCCTCGGCGGCGCGCGCCTTCACCAAATGCTCCTGCGGTCGGGCGACATCGGCGCGCTCCAGGCGCAGGGCATAGCGGCGCTTCGCGAGCTGGAGGCGGGGCTGGTCGAACAGCGCCTGCGCGGCATGCGGTTCCTCGCCTCCGACCGGCCGACGGTTGCCGATATCGCATGCTTCCCCTACGTGGTGCTCGCGCCGGACGGCGGCATCCCGCTCGACCCCTACCCCGCTATAAGGCTATGGTCCCGCGCGATCCGCGGCCTCGACAACTTCATCGAGATGCCCGGAATCCATCGGCTACACGAGCTGAAGCCCGACCCCCTCGTCGAACCGGACGAGGTGTGA
- a CDS encoding amidohydrolase: MAGYLLKNCAAVIVDEGKGPSVHRNVDLLTNGPAIEAIGENLHKGPLPAGTITQDAAGWFVYPGLVNTHHHFFQCFVRNRADLDWTKLSVIEWLDRIYPIFSRLNEDCFYHASVTAMAEMIKHGCTTAFDHQYCFPRHAGKRLIDRQFEAADLLGMRFHAGRGGNTLPKSEGSTIPDAMLETTDEFIADCARLIDTYQDASPFSMRQLVVAPCQPVNCYRETFVESVALARDRGVQMHTHVGEGESPVVEARHGMRTVDYCAELGFAGPDTFYAHCWELTQDELRTMAASGTGVSHCPEPVYLVGAEITDIPAMSALGLRVGLGCDGAASNDNSNLMHCVHSAYMLQCLTASTRAHPVPPPADFLGYATTGGAALLGRRDIGRLAPGMAADLFAIDTRRMDYVGTRHDPLSLIAKVGIGMPTDMTMINGRIVWAKGEFVGLDEPRLFAEAEAALATVEF, translated from the coding sequence ATGGCCGGTTACCTTCTCAAAAACTGCGCGGCCGTCATCGTCGACGAGGGCAAGGGTCCGAGCGTCCACCGGAACGTGGATCTCTTGACGAATGGCCCCGCGATAGAGGCAATCGGCGAAAACCTTCACAAAGGACCGCTACCGGCCGGGACGATCACGCAGGACGCCGCCGGCTGGTTCGTTTATCCGGGGCTTGTCAACACCCACCACCACTTCTTCCAGTGTTTCGTCCGCAACCGTGCGGATCTCGATTGGACGAAGCTGTCGGTCATCGAATGGCTCGACCGCATCTATCCGATCTTTTCGCGGCTCAACGAGGACTGTTTCTACCACGCCTCGGTTACGGCGATGGCCGAGATGATCAAGCACGGCTGCACCACGGCCTTCGACCACCAGTACTGCTTCCCGCGGCACGCCGGCAAACGGCTGATCGACCGTCAGTTCGAGGCTGCCGACCTTCTGGGCATGCGTTTCCATGCCGGACGTGGCGGCAACACGCTGCCGAAATCCGAAGGCTCAACGATCCCCGATGCCATGCTGGAAACGACGGACGAGTTCATCGCCGATTGCGCGCGGCTGATCGACACCTACCAGGATGCCAGCCCCTTCAGCATGCGGCAGCTCGTGGTTGCGCCCTGCCAGCCCGTCAATTGCTACCGCGAGACCTTCGTGGAGTCGGTCGCACTGGCGCGCGATCGCGGCGTGCAGATGCACACGCATGTGGGCGAAGGCGAGAGCCCGGTCGTTGAGGCCCGGCACGGCATGCGGACGGTCGATTACTGCGCGGAACTCGGATTTGCCGGTCCCGACACCTTCTATGCCCATTGCTGGGAACTCACCCAGGACGAGTTGCGGACGATGGCGGCGAGCGGCACCGGCGTCTCGCACTGCCCGGAGCCGGTCTATCTGGTCGGCGCCGAGATTACCGACATTCCGGCGATGTCGGCCCTTGGTCTGCGCGTGGGTCTCGGCTGCGACGGCGCGGCCTCGAACGACAACTCGAACCTGATGCACTGCGTGCACTCCGCCTACATGCTGCAGTGCCTGACGGCATCGACGCGCGCGCATCCCGTGCCGCCCCCGGCGGATTTCCTCGGCTATGCGACGACCGGCGGCGCCGCCCTCCTCGGCCGCCGCGACATCGGCCGCCTTGCTCCTGGCATGGCCGCCGATCTTTTTGCGATCGACACGCGGCGCATGGACTACGTCGGCACGCGGCATGATCCGCTGAGCCTGATTGCCAAGGTCGGCATCGGCATGCCCACTGACATGACAATGATCAACGGCCGCATCGTCTGGGCGAAGGGCGAATTCGTCGGGCTCGACGAGCCGCGGCTGTTCGCCGAGGCCGAGGCCGCTCTCGCGACGGTGGAATTCTAG